The following proteins are encoded in a genomic region of Phycisphaera sp.:
- the ahcY gene encoding adenosylhomocysteinase, translating to MTTLTTDVAKTSQGQLEYKVKDLTLAESGRKEIRLAEDEMPGLMALREKYGSKKPLKGVKVAGSLHMTVQTAVLIETLVELGADVRWCSCNIFSTADNAAAAVVVGRTENGGTPENPKGTPVFAWKGETLAEYWWCTKQMLTWPDGSGPDQIVDDGGDATLLLIKGMEFEKAGSVPAFDEDKDAEEYKHILNTIRDTIDTNPGWFTKVTPAVKGISEETTTGVHRLYQFAEKGTLPFPAINVNDSVTKSKFDNVYGCRHSLIDGLNRATDVMLSGKVAVVCGYGDVGKGCVQSLKGQGCRVIVTEIDPICALQAAMEGLEVKPLEDFIGTADIFITTTGNKDIITLESMKKMKDKAVVGNIGHFDNEIQMEKLQRDADVERRNIKPQYDEFYFKSMDKSILVLAEGRLLNLGCATGHPSFVMSASFTNQVIAQIELHENNDNYENKVYVLPKHLDEMVARLHLDKLGVKLTKMSADQAEYLGVPVEGPYKPDHYRY from the coding sequence ATGACGACGCTGACCACCGACGTGGCCAAAACGAGCCAGGGACAACTGGAGTACAAGGTCAAGGACCTGACCCTCGCCGAGAGCGGCCGCAAGGAGATCCGCCTGGCCGAGGACGAGATGCCCGGGCTGATGGCCCTGCGCGAGAAGTACGGCAGCAAGAAGCCGCTCAAGGGCGTCAAGGTCGCTGGCAGCCTGCACATGACCGTGCAGACCGCCGTGCTGATCGAGACGCTCGTCGAGCTCGGCGCCGACGTGCGGTGGTGCTCGTGCAACATCTTCAGCACGGCCGACAACGCGGCGGCGGCGGTCGTGGTCGGTCGCACAGAGAACGGCGGCACTCCCGAGAACCCCAAGGGAACGCCCGTCTTCGCCTGGAAGGGTGAGACGCTGGCCGAGTACTGGTGGTGCACTAAGCAGATGCTGACCTGGCCCGACGGCAGCGGCCCGGACCAGATCGTCGATGATGGCGGAGACGCAACGCTCCTGCTCATCAAGGGCATGGAGTTCGAGAAGGCCGGCAGTGTGCCCGCGTTCGACGAGGACAAGGACGCCGAGGAGTACAAGCACATCCTCAACACCATCCGGGACACGATCGACACCAACCCCGGCTGGTTCACCAAGGTCACCCCTGCCGTCAAGGGCATCAGCGAGGAGACCACCACGGGCGTGCACCGCCTGTACCAGTTCGCCGAGAAGGGCACGCTGCCCTTCCCCGCGATCAACGTGAACGACAGCGTCACCAAGAGCAAGTTCGACAACGTCTACGGCTGCCGCCACAGCCTCATCGACGGGCTCAACCGCGCCACCGACGTCATGCTCAGCGGCAAGGTCGCGGTTGTCTGCGGCTACGGCGACGTGGGCAAGGGCTGTGTGCAGAGCCTCAAGGGCCAGGGCTGCCGCGTGATCGTGACCGAGATCGACCCCATCTGCGCGCTGCAGGCCGCGATGGAGGGCCTGGAGGTCAAGCCGCTCGAGGACTTCATCGGCACGGCCGACATCTTCATCACCACCACGGGCAACAAGGACATCATCACGCTCGAGAGCATGAAGAAGATGAAGGACAAGGCCGTGGTGGGCAACATCGGCCACTTCGACAACGAGATCCAGATGGAGAAGCTCCAGCGCGATGCCGACGTCGAGCGTCGCAACATCAAGCCGCAGTACGACGAGTTCTACTTCAAGAGCATGGACAAGAGCATCCTGGTGCTGGCCGAGGGCCGCCTGTTGAACCTTGGCTGCGCGACCGGCCACCCCAGCTTCGTGATGAGCGCGAGCTTTACCAACCAGGTGATCGCCCAGATCGAGCTGCACGAGAACAACGACAACTACGAGAACAAGGTCTACGTGCTGCCCAAGCACCTCGACGAGATGGTCGCCCGCCTGCACCTGGACAAGCTTGGCGTGAAGCTCACCAAGATGAGCGCCGACCAGGCCGAGTACCTTGGCGTGCCGGTCGAGGGGCCGTACAAGCCCGATCACTACCGGTATTGA
- a CDS encoding metalloregulator ArsR/SmtB family transcription factor, protein MKTTDALNDIAAALSAIADGVRLRMLRVLEAEELAVGEIAQVVQLPQSTVSRRLKLLADHGWVQRRAAGTATLYRCVSDDLPPELRGVWTQVRETAGRGDEADADIRRLRAVIADRRPGSAAFFGRVGAQWDDVSRELFGERYAGGALASLLAPGMVVADVGCGTGVFAGMLAPVAERVIGIDREPTMLEAARSRLGEPGNIELELGEAENLPLEDGSIDLVVLGLVLHHLESPQAALQEAARVLKPGGRVLIVDMQPHGREEFRLEMGHCWLGISESQLGLWCDAAGLTLVGHRPLPSSPDARGPEVFAATAICQT, encoded by the coding sequence ATGAAGACTACCGACGCACTCAACGACATCGCCGCCGCGCTCTCGGCCATCGCCGATGGGGTGCGTTTGCGCATGCTCCGGGTGCTCGAGGCCGAGGAGTTGGCCGTCGGCGAGATCGCCCAGGTGGTGCAACTTCCGCAATCGACGGTGAGCCGCCGGCTGAAGCTGCTGGCCGACCACGGCTGGGTGCAGCGACGGGCGGCCGGAACGGCCACGCTTTATCGCTGCGTGAGCGACGACCTGCCGCCCGAGCTTCGCGGCGTGTGGACGCAGGTGCGCGAGACGGCGGGGCGTGGCGACGAGGCCGACGCCGACATACGGCGGCTGCGTGCGGTGATCGCCGATCGTCGGCCAGGGTCGGCGGCGTTCTTCGGTCGTGTGGGCGCGCAGTGGGACGATGTCAGCCGCGAACTCTTCGGCGAGCGTTACGCCGGTGGGGCGTTGGCCTCGTTGCTCGCACCGGGAATGGTCGTTGCCGACGTGGGCTGCGGCACGGGCGTGTTTGCCGGCATGCTCGCGCCCGTGGCCGAGCGGGTCATCGGGATCGATCGCGAGCCGACGATGCTCGAAGCGGCGCGTTCGCGACTAGGCGAGCCGGGCAACATCGAACTGGAACTCGGCGAAGCCGAGAACCTGCCACTGGAAGACGGCAGCATTGATCTGGTCGTGCTGGGGCTCGTGCTCCACCACTTGGAGAGCCCGCAAGCCGCGTTACAAGAAGCCGCGCGTGTACTCAAGCCGGGCGGCCGGGTGCTAATCGTCGACATGCAGCCGCACGGCCGCGAGGAGTTCCGGCTGGAGATGGGGCATTGCTGGCTGGGTATTTCGGAATCCCAACTCGGTCTTTGGTGCGACGCGGCTGGCTTGACACTCGTCGGCCATCGCCCGCTCCCGAGCTCGCCCGATGCGCGGGGCCCGGAGGTCTTTGCTGCCACGGCTATTTGCCAGACGTAA
- the asnB gene encoding asparagine synthase (glutamine-hydrolyzing), translating to MAIARGAGAALSVSERQAVRMRDTLAHRGPDGAGVWSMPGVFLGQRRLEVIAPGEAGRQPMASRDGRWVIVYNGELYNDPQLRKELATLGQEPDSPSDTATMCQVLSAWGPQGLRKCRGMFAIVAYDTVENRLVLARDPLGIKPLCYAITQPPDGGGPELVVASEATALFEHPHLSPSVDPLGLTAYLTTIRLSTEGRTLFAGVSMLRPGQVQEIDLRDATLTPQEWELPIEGGDPDNLRALVEESVSQHLRSDVPVCVLLSGGLDSTIIAATTRLHRLRLPTFGAGDGSDDPEADAAYARRLAGQWNLPHRSIRMTQDRFVAGVRMLVERTGQPVSTPNETAIHALGCAIRAGGCKVALTGEGADELFGGYHGPLQQAAEYLDNGGDDPAIAFLLGNAWVPPQMMPRVLSPKLARIAEFAGWLVQAYRDAYQLEAARPGPTLAPRDEAMRTSMRLMRRTNLTGLLQRVDSALSQSGVEGRTPLADRVVAAFADGLPLSQKFDPTLPPHEGTKIALRRAFDGVVPAEILNRPKASFPLPFQGWLGPLFDDLRDEPIIDEFFNRDAWDLVAQDPEANWAQAWPMVNIGLWAKRWFG from the coding sequence GTGGCCATAGCTCGCGGCGCGGGCGCAGCGTTATCCGTTTCGGAACGGCAAGCAGTACGCATGCGCGACACGCTCGCGCACAGGGGGCCCGACGGTGCCGGGGTGTGGTCGATGCCGGGGGTCTTCCTGGGCCAGCGCCGCCTGGAAGTCATCGCGCCGGGTGAAGCGGGCCGTCAGCCGATGGCCTCGCGCGATGGCCGGTGGGTGATCGTCTACAACGGCGAGTTGTACAACGATCCGCAACTCCGCAAAGAACTCGCCACACTCGGCCAAGAGCCGGATTCACCCAGCGACACCGCCACAATGTGCCAGGTGCTCAGCGCCTGGGGGCCACAGGGGCTACGCAAGTGCCGGGGCATGTTCGCGATTGTGGCGTACGACACGGTCGAAAATCGTCTGGTTCTGGCGAGAGATCCGCTGGGCATCAAGCCGCTCTGCTACGCCATCACCCAGCCGCCCGACGGTGGCGGTCCCGAGTTGGTCGTCGCCAGCGAGGCCACCGCGCTCTTCGAGCACCCCCACCTCTCTCCCAGCGTCGACCCACTCGGGCTCACCGCGTACCTGACCACCATCCGCCTGAGCACCGAAGGCCGGACGCTGTTCGCCGGCGTGTCGATGCTCCGTCCGGGACAGGTTCAAGAAATCGACCTTCGCGACGCCACCCTCACACCGCAAGAGTGGGAGTTGCCCATCGAGGGTGGCGACCCAGACAATCTTCGCGCACTCGTCGAAGAATCGGTCTCCCAGCACCTACGTTCCGACGTTCCCGTGTGCGTCCTGCTCAGCGGTGGGCTCGATAGCACGATCATCGCCGCCACCACCCGCCTCCACCGGCTGCGACTGCCAACGTTCGGCGCGGGCGACGGCAGCGATGATCCCGAGGCCGATGCCGCGTACGCGCGACGGCTGGCCGGGCAATGGAACCTGCCCCACCGCTCGATCCGCATGACCCAGGACCGATTCGTCGCCGGCGTGCGCATGCTCGTCGAGCGCACCGGCCAGCCGGTCAGCACGCCCAACGAGACCGCCATCCACGCCCTTGGTTGCGCGATCCGCGCGGGTGGGTGCAAGGTCGCGCTGACCGGGGAGGGAGCCGATGAGCTCTTTGGTGGTTACCACGGGCCGCTGCAACAAGCCGCCGAATACCTCGACAACGGCGGCGACGACCCGGCCATCGCGTTCCTTCTTGGCAACGCCTGGGTGCCGCCGCAGATGATGCCCCGCGTGCTGAGCCCGAAGCTCGCGCGCATCGCAGAGTTCGCGGGGTGGCTCGTGCAGGCGTACCGCGACGCGTACCAGCTCGAAGCGGCCAGACCGGGGCCCACGCTCGCACCGCGCGACGAGGCCATGCGCACGAGCATGCGTCTGATGCGACGTACGAACCTCACCGGCTTGCTCCAACGCGTGGATAGCGCCCTCTCGCAATCGGGAGTCGAGGGCCGCACGCCCCTGGCCGATCGCGTGGTTGCCGCGTTCGCCGATGGGTTGCCGTTGAGTCAGAAGTTCGATCCCACGCTGCCACCGCATGAGGGCACGAAGATAGCGCTCCGCCGGGCGTTCGATGGCGTCGTGCCAGCGGAGATCCTGAACCGCCCCAAGGCCAGCTTCCCGCTGCCGTTCCAGGGCTGGCTCGGGCCGCTGTTCGACGACCTTCGCGACGAGCCGATCATCGACGAGTTCTTCAACCGAGACGCCTGGGACCTGGTCGCACAAGACCCCGAGGCCAACTGGGCGCAGGCCTGGCCCATGGTCAACATCGGGCTGTGGGCCAAGCGATGGTTTGGGTGA
- a CDS encoding PilZ domain-containing protein — MNDVLRTHAHWLKESNRRTVGRIEIRHLRTKLGRVVDIGPGGMRLRGKPWPPLETYGEFDVQLHGMTEVLPLKVTVAWSSRPTMFTRELGLKFVDLSDHSKHALAGLFAACEDVARSRAG; from the coding sequence ATGAACGACGTCTTGCGAACACACGCCCACTGGCTCAAGGAATCCAACCGTCGCACCGTCGGTCGGATCGAGATCCGCCATCTCCGGACCAAGCTGGGGCGGGTCGTGGATATCGGGCCCGGCGGCATGCGGCTGCGGGGCAAGCCCTGGCCGCCCCTGGAGACCTACGGAGAGTTCGACGTGCAACTCCACGGCATGACCGAGGTGCTGCCGCTCAAGGTCACCGTGGCGTGGTCGTCGCGTCCCACCATGTTCACGCGTGAGCTGGGCTTGAAGTTCGTCGACCTCAGCGACCATTCCAAGCACGCGCTCGCCGGCCTGTTCGCGGCTTGCGAAGACGTTGCCCGCTCGCGGGCGGGCTGA
- the queF gene encoding preQ(1) synthase — translation MPDPSLLEAFPTPVDTPFVIEHVAEEFTSLCPKTGHPDFGEVVVVFEPAPGSSGGLCVELKSLKLYLQSFRNEGIFYEAVTNRIRDDLAALMHPNWMRVTTNWRGRGGIRSVIRADHGTVPPNLA, via the coding sequence ATGCCCGACCCAAGCCTGCTCGAAGCCTTCCCCACCCCCGTCGACACGCCATTCGTCATCGAGCACGTGGCCGAGGAATTCACCTCGCTGTGCCCCAAGACCGGGCACCCCGACTTCGGGGAGGTCGTGGTCGTCTTCGAGCCCGCGCCTGGCAGCTCGGGCGGCCTGTGCGTCGAGCTCAAGAGCCTCAAGCTCTACCTGCAATCGTTCCGCAACGAGGGCATCTTCTACGAGGCCGTCACCAACCGCATCCGCGACGATCTGGCCGCCCTGATGCACCCCAACTGGATGCGCGTGACCACCAACTGGCGTGGCCGGGGCGGCATCCGTTCGGTCATCCGTGCCGACCACGGCACCGTGCCGCCGAATCTGGCCTGA
- a CDS encoding HD domain-containing protein: MADKPNRTLLSDVGEGEHVSGPYAIINAQLGKTRTDKLYLRCLLSDRSGTAPGRMWSIDESTYNRLPAEGFVWVEGDAQAYQGEMQIIIQSVDPFDPNEEMIRELLPASKRNPEEMFADLRAIFDTLEHPAAKRLAQAFFDDEPLMSAFRTAPAAKVLHHAYLGGLLEHTLQLCSLADRMLPLYPDLNRDLILLGLLLHDMAKTRELKYDRAFDYSDRGLLVGHIVDGVILLREKAYQDGVDLPPEAIMVLEHIILSHHGVPEYGAAKVPATPEAIFVSNLDDLDAKTEMALVAAKRDRVDKTDLRGKFTEKHWALNTRVYRPDPLRE, encoded by the coding sequence TTGGCCGATAAACCCAACCGCACCCTCCTGTCAGATGTCGGCGAGGGCGAGCACGTCAGCGGCCCGTACGCCATCATCAACGCCCAGCTCGGCAAGACCCGGACCGACAAGCTCTACCTGCGCTGTTTGCTTTCGGATCGTTCGGGCACCGCGCCGGGCCGCATGTGGTCGATCGACGAGTCGACGTACAACCGGCTGCCGGCCGAGGGCTTCGTGTGGGTGGAAGGTGACGCCCAGGCCTACCAGGGCGAGATGCAGATCATCATCCAATCGGTCGACCCATTCGACCCGAACGAGGAGATGATCCGCGAGCTGCTACCCGCCTCGAAGCGCAACCCCGAGGAAATGTTCGCCGACCTTCGCGCGATCTTCGACACGTTAGAGCACCCCGCCGCCAAACGCCTCGCGCAGGCGTTCTTCGACGACGAGCCGCTGATGTCGGCCTTCCGCACCGCCCCGGCCGCCAAGGTGCTGCACCACGCGTACTTGGGTGGTCTGCTCGAGCACACGCTCCAGCTCTGCAGCCTGGCCGACCGCATGCTGCCGCTCTATCCCGACCTCAACCGCGACCTCATCCTGCTCGGACTGCTGCTACACGACATGGCCAAGACGCGGGAGCTGAAGTACGACCGCGCGTTCGATTACTCCGATCGCGGCCTGCTCGTCGGCCACATCGTCGACGGCGTCATCCTGTTGCGCGAGAAGGCCTACCAGGACGGTGTCGACCTACCGCCCGAGGCCATCATGGTGCTCGAGCACATCATCCTCTCGCACCACGGCGTGCCCGAGTACGGTGCGGCCAAGGTCCCCGCCACGCCCGAGGCGATCTTCGTCTCGAATCTCGACGACCTGGACGCCAAGACCGAGATGGCCCTGGTGGCCGCCAAGCGGGATCGCGTGGACAAAACCGACCTCCGCGGCAAGTTCACCGAGAAGCACTGGGCCCTCAACACCCGCGTGTACCGGCCCGACCCTCTGCGCGAATAG
- a CDS encoding LON peptidase substrate-binding domain-containing protein — protein MSEEVAIQVNFGKPMPVFPLGVVALMPQQVAPFHIFETRYRQMIGDALDGSGQIAMATYDTSDLEVFDHSGDSLPLRPAVCIGQVFQHEKLPDGHYNILLQGICRAKIVDEMAPDDERAYRTAYLEPLDLPGHPQLGLDTARQKLTEHLTAWPLQQLRTAAWVVERLENEQIPDSAAFELVCFSLFTDPELRYQLLAEPDAKRRVRLVELALSDMARIIRNAASQHPERWPKGVSWN, from the coding sequence ATGAGCGAGGAAGTCGCCATCCAGGTCAATTTTGGCAAGCCCATGCCGGTGTTCCCGCTGGGCGTTGTCGCGCTGATGCCCCAGCAAGTAGCACCCTTCCACATCTTCGAAACCCGCTACCGGCAGATGATCGGCGACGCCCTGGACGGCTCGGGCCAGATCGCCATGGCCACCTACGACACGAGCGATCTCGAGGTGTTCGACCACAGCGGCGATTCGCTACCCCTGCGGCCGGCCGTGTGCATCGGCCAGGTCTTCCAGCACGAGAAGCTGCCCGACGGGCACTACAACATCCTGCTCCAGGGCATCTGCCGCGCCAAGATCGTCGACGAGATGGCCCCCGACGACGAACGGGCGTATCGCACGGCGTACCTCGAACCGCTCGACCTGCCCGGGCATCCTCAGCTGGGCCTGGACACCGCACGCCAGAAGCTCACCGAGCACCTGACCGCCTGGCCGCTCCAACAGCTCCGCACCGCGGCATGGGTCGTCGAACGCCTCGAAAACGAGCAGATCCCCGATTCGGCCGCCTTCGAACTCGTGTGCTTCTCGCTGTTCACTGATCCCGAGTTGCGCTACCAGTTGCTGGCCGAGCCCGACGCCAAGCGCCGCGTGCGCTTGGTCGAGCTTGCCCTCAGCGACATGGCCCGCATCATCCGCAACGCCGCTTCGCAGCACCCCGAACGCTGGCCCAAGGGCGTGAGCTGGAACTGA
- the ychF gene encoding redox-regulated ATPase YchF produces MDAGIVGLPNVGKSTLFNALTNAGALAANYPFATIEPNVGIVPIPDPNLERIHKHIETQKVIPAAMRLVDIAGLVRGASEGAGKGNAFLSNIREVDAIAQVVRCFEEAPGGEEILHVDGSVDPMRDISTINNELLLADLQAVESALPKAERAAKSREPEAIARYAVLQKIKPVLDEGKPARVIADSIIDAEQRKAWRGLGLITAKPILYIANVDESDAAGKGELAQKVKAHAEGEGNAFVPVCAKIESELAELEPEDKAEMLADYGMDEPALGKLAREAYRLLGLQSFYTAGEKEIRAWTVRQGATAPQAAGVIHTDFERGFIRANIYGVDVLDQYGSEKAIKEAGKMRVEGKDYAMQDGDVCHFLFNV; encoded by the coding sequence ATGGACGCAGGCATCGTCGGGCTGCCCAATGTTGGCAAGTCCACACTCTTCAACGCCCTAACCAACGCCGGCGCGTTGGCGGCCAACTACCCCTTTGCCACCATCGAGCCCAACGTGGGCATCGTGCCGATCCCCGATCCGAACCTCGAGCGCATCCACAAGCACATCGAGACGCAGAAGGTCATCCCCGCGGCCATGCGGCTGGTGGATATCGCCGGCCTGGTCCGTGGTGCCAGCGAGGGCGCGGGCAAGGGCAACGCCTTCCTGAGCAACATCCGCGAGGTCGACGCCATCGCCCAGGTGGTCCGCTGCTTCGAGGAGGCGCCGGGCGGCGAGGAGATTCTGCACGTCGACGGCTCGGTCGACCCGATGCGCGACATTTCGACGATCAACAACGAGCTGCTGCTGGCCGATCTGCAGGCCGTCGAGAGCGCCCTGCCCAAGGCAGAGCGCGCCGCCAAGAGCCGCGAGCCCGAGGCTATCGCCCGGTACGCCGTACTCCAAAAGATCAAGCCCGTGCTCGACGAGGGCAAGCCCGCTCGCGTGATCGCCGACTCCATCATCGATGCCGAGCAGCGCAAGGCGTGGCGCGGTCTTGGGCTCATCACGGCCAAGCCGATTCTGTACATCGCCAACGTCGACGAGAGCGACGCCGCCGGCAAGGGCGAGCTGGCCCAGAAAGTGAAAGCCCACGCCGAGGGCGAGGGCAACGCCTTCGTGCCGGTGTGCGCAAAGATCGAAAGTGAGCTGGCCGAGCTCGAGCCCGAGGACAAGGCCGAGATGCTGGCCGACTATGGCATGGACGAGCCCGCGCTGGGCAAGCTGGCGCGCGAGGCCTACCGGCTATTGGGCCTCCAGAGCTTCTATACCGCGGGCGAGAAGGAGATCCGGGCCTGGACCGTCCGCCAGGGCGCGACCGCGCCGCAGGCGGCCGGCGTGATCCACACCGACTTCGAGCGCGGGTTCATCCGGGCCAACATCTACGGCGTTGATGTGCTCGATCAGTACGGCAGCGAGAAGGCCATCAAGGAAGCCGGCAAGATGCGCGTGGAGGGCAAGGACTACGCGATGCAGGATGGGGATGTGTGCCACTTCCTGTTCAACGTGTAG
- a CDS encoding fibro-slime domain-containing protein, with amino-acid sequence MRNGQSSRRIVRAAGAVGVAGIVALACGTTVANAQVGQSDDPYADLPSELVLTGTVRDFRPHTEGGHPDFQRYNTGLRVGFVGFELDDDGKPTLRDGSNGFKIDGSFKDPQGRRMFPFASEVDYMDVMEGDTTGTLNAQSGSVFTSEESFNQWFRTVPGVNLAKPAGITLTREAGTDRYVFHAHDDSSQDGIQGFFPIDEELYGNPAGDRWGHNYHFTYELATKFVYDEDANNVFTFFGDDDVWVFIDGKMVIDIGGVHGAVSQTVDLSRLNFLEDGGEYELKVFFAERHYTRSNFRIETTLKLRSVELPSNSNSFD; translated from the coding sequence ATGCGAAATGGTCAATCTTCTCGCCGGATCGTGCGGGCCGCTGGCGCGGTCGGCGTGGCCGGCATCGTGGCTCTGGCGTGCGGCACAACCGTGGCGAACGCCCAGGTGGGACAGTCGGACGATCCGTACGCCGATCTGCCCAGCGAACTGGTGCTGACCGGTACGGTCCGTGACTTCCGCCCCCATACCGAGGGTGGGCACCCCGACTTCCAGCGGTACAACACCGGACTGCGTGTGGGCTTCGTGGGCTTCGAGCTGGATGACGATGGCAAGCCCACGCTGCGCGACGGCAGCAATGGCTTCAAGATCGACGGCAGCTTCAAGGACCCCCAGGGCCGGCGGATGTTCCCCTTCGCCTCGGAAGTGGACTACATGGACGTCATGGAAGGTGACACCACGGGCACGCTGAACGCCCAGAGTGGGAGCGTCTTCACGAGTGAAGAGAGCTTTAACCAGTGGTTCCGCACGGTCCCCGGTGTGAATCTGGCCAAGCCGGCCGGCATCACGTTGACCCGCGAGGCGGGCACCGATCGTTACGTCTTCCACGCCCATGACGATAGCAGCCAGGATGGCATCCAGGGCTTCTTCCCCATCGACGAGGAACTGTACGGCAACCCGGCGGGCGATCGCTGGGGACACAACTACCACTTCACGTATGAGCTGGCCACCAAGTTTGTCTACGACGAGGACGCGAACAACGTGTTCACGTTCTTCGGCGACGACGACGTGTGGGTGTTCATCGACGGCAAGATGGTGATCGACATCGGCGGCGTCCACGGCGCTGTCAGCCAGACGGTCGATCTGAGCCGCCTGAACTTCCTGGAGGACGGCGGCGAGTACGAGCTGAAGGTGTTCTTCGCCGAGAGGCACTACACGCGCTCGAACTTCCGCATCGAGACCACGCTGAAGCTGCGCTCGGTCGAGCTGCCCAGCAACAGCAACTCGTTCGACTAA